CGACCAACTACGCGGTGGGCCTCGCCGTCACGCGGATCGTGGAGGCGGTCCTCAACGACGAGCACCGCGTCATGCCGGTCTCGACCCGGCTCGACGACTTCTACGGCATCGACGACGTCTGCCTGTCCCTGCCGACCCTGGTCGACTCGCGCGGTGCCACGACGGTGGTGCCGATCCCGCTGTCGGACTCCGAGCTCGTGGGAATGCGTGCGTCCGCGTCGAGCGTCAAGGCGGTCCAGCAGCGCTTCGGCCTCTGACCGCGACGCGTCCGCGTCGCGGCCGGCAGGTCGCAGGAAGGGCGAAGGGGCGGGACGTCGATGACGTCCCGCCCCTTCGCGCGTGCGGGCCCGGTCCTCAGAGGCTGCGCAGCACCGCGACGACCCGCCCGAGCACCGTCGCCTCGTCGCCGAGGATCGGGTCGTAGGCGGGGTTCTGCGGCATGAGCCAGGTGTGCCCACCGTTCTGCTTGAACGTCTTGACCGTCGCCTCGCCGTCGATCATCGCGGCGACGATCTCGCCCTGCTCCGCGACGTTCTGGCGCCGCACGACGACCCAGTCGCCGTCGCAGATCGCGGCGTCCACCATCGAGTCGCCGCTGACCTTGAGCAGGAACAGCTCGCCGTCGCCCACGACCTGGCGGGGCAGCGGGAAGACGTCCTCGACGACCTGCTCGGCCAGGATCGGCCCGCCGGCGGCGATCCGGCCGACCACGGGCACGTAGGTCGCGGCGGGCACGGTCGCGTCCTCGCCGTCGGGCGTCGGCGCGGCGAGGGGACCGGGTGCGGCGGCGTCGGGCACGTCGACGACCTCCATCGCGCGCGGACGGTTCGGGTCCCGCCGCAGGTACCCCTTGCGCTCGAGCGTGGTGAGCTGGTGCTTGACCGACGACGGGCTGGACAGGCCGACGGCCTCACCGATCTCGCGCATGGTCGGCGGGTAGCCGCGGGTCTCGACCGAGGTGCGGATCGTCTCCAGGACGCCCCGCTGGCGCGGCGTGAGCCGCTGCCCGCCGCCGAGCAGCTCCGACACCGGTGCCACGGCGCCCTCGGGGGCCGGGGAGGGCCCGTGTCGCGTCGTCATGCTGTCTCCCGTCGTCGTGCGTGGTCGTCGGCCCGGCGCCGGTGCCGGAACGGCCGAGCCGCCGTGCCGTGCGGAAACCGACAAACGTGCCATCGCGCTGGGTCCAGGGTAGGGCAGGTCGGGGTCGACATCAAACACGTGTTCGAGATCTCTCGACTCGTGTCGCCGCCGCGTGGTACAACGGGAACACCTGTTCGAACGAACAGGTGTACGACGCACAGGTGTTCGAGCGGCCCCAGCGGCCACGAGGGGGAGTTGAGATGTCGACGATCACCGCAGTCCCGCAGGGCGACCTCGGTCCGCTGGGGCTCGACGGGCTCCGGCTCACCGTCCGGGGACGGGTCGTGCTCGTCCTGCTCGCGCTGCTGGCGGTGGCCGGGGGCCTGCTCGGCGGCGTCCAGGCGGTTGCCGGCACGGAGACGGTCCGGGTCGAGGTTGACCTCCACACCGTCGCACCCGGGGAGACGCTGTGGGGGTTCGCCCGCACGCTCGTCGAGCCGGGGGAGGACGTGCGGGACGTCGTCGCCGAGCTCAAGGCCCTCAACGGGATGCGGACGTCGGAGCTGCGGGTGGGTCAGGTCGTCGCGCTGCCCGCCGACTGACGGCGGTGCCCACCGGCGGGCGGTGTTGCACGCGCCGGTGCATCCCGCATACGTTCGTCGGGCAGCCGGGCACGGGTCCGGCACCGACCGCAGGAGAACCTCGGATGCACTGCCCGTTCTGCCGCCACGCCGACTCGCGCGTCGTCGACTCCCGCACCTCGGACGACGGCTCGTCGATCCGCCGCCGGCGGCAGTGCCCCGAGTGCGGGCGGCGCTTCACCACGGTCGAGACCGCCAGCCTGTCGGTCGTCAAGAGGTCGGGGGCGACCGAGCCGTTCAGCCGGGACAAGGTGGTCTCCGGCGTGCGCAAGGCATGCCAGGGGCGCCCGGTGAGCTCCGACGACCTCGCGCTGCTCGCGCAGAAGGTCGAGGAGACCCTGCGGGGCGCCGGCAGCGCCGAGATCGACGCCTACGAGATCGGGCTCGCCATCCTCGGTCCGCTGCGGGAGCTGGACGAGGTCGCCTACCTGCGGTTCGCGTCCGTCTACCAGGCGTTCGACTCCCTGGAGGACTTCGAGGCGGCGATCACCTCGCTGCGCTCCGAGCGTGCCGAGCGGACCCCCGCGGCCGCGGCCGACGACGTCACCTCCTGAGGCCCACGGCATCAATCCCCTGGCATCGGGGGGCGCGGCAGCGCATGCTGTGGTCATGACCGACGAGAAGAAGTCGACCGCACCCGACGACGACACGAGGGCGAAGTTCAAGGAGGCCCTCGCCCGCAAGAACGCGGCGAATCACCGTAGCGCCGAGTCGGACCGCAACACGGGGTCCGTCCACGGGTCGGAGACCACCGGTCCCGTGCAGCAGATGTTCCGGCGCAAGTCCGGCTGACGGCCGCAGACGACGCGAGGGGCCCCGGACGTCGTGTCCGGGGCCCCTCGCGCGTACGCGGCGGCGAGCGTCAGCCGGCCGCGGGACCCGGGGGGAACTCGGGGCGGTCGAACGCGTCACGGATGCGCAGTCGGACGGTGGTGGCCATCTCCATGAGCTTGGCCGAGGCCCCGCGCTGGGTGACGTCCGAGATGTCGGTGACCACGTAGCCGAGCTCGCCGCGCGTCGCGAGCATCTGGGCCTCGATGTTGGCGCCGTGGTCGGCGAACACCTGGTTGACGGCCGCGAGGACGCCCGGCACGTTGCGGTGCAGCAGGGCGATGCGGCCGACGCCGGTGTGCTCGAGCTGGAGGTTCGGCAGGTTGACCGACAGCATGGTCGAGCCGGTGAACAGGTAGTCGCGCAGCTTCTTGGCGACGAACTGCCCGATGTTCTGCTGCGCCTCCTCCGTCGACCCGCCCACGTGCGGCGTGAGGATGACGTTGTCGAGCCCGCGCAGCGGGGAGTCGAAGTGGTCCCCGCGCTTCTTCGGCTCGGTCGGGAACACGTCCACGGCGGCGCCCGACAGGTGGCCGGACAGGATGTGCGTCCGCAGCGCGTCGACGTCCACGACGAACCCGCGCGACAGGTTGAGGAAGATCGCGCCGGGCTTCATCCGGGCGAAGAGGTCCTCGCCGAACAGGCCGGCGTTGCCCGCCCGGCCGTCGACGTGGATCGTCACGGCGTCCGACACCGCGAGGAGCTCGTCGAGGGTCTCCACCCGGCGGGCGTTGCCCAGCGCGAGCTTCTCGGAGGTGTCGAAGAACACGACGTTCATGCCCAGGTTCTCCGCGAGGACGGAGAGCTGGGAGCCGATGTTCCCGTAGCCGATGATGCCGAGCGTGCGGCCCCGCACCTCGTGGGAGCCGTCGGCGGTCTTGTCCCAGACGCCCTGGTGCAGCGCGCTGTCGCGCACCGTGAGGCGACGGGTCAGCGCGATGATCTCCGCCACGGCCAGCTCCACGACGGAGCGCGTGTTGGAGAACGGCGCGTTGAACACGGCGACGCCGTGGGCCGCCGCGGCCTCCAGGTCGATCTGGTTGGTGCCGATGGAGAACGTCCCCACGGCGAGCAGGCCGGGCAGGGACTCCACGACGCGGCGGGTCACCTGGGTCTTGGAGCGGATGCCGAGGATCTGGAAGTCGGCGAGCGTCTCGATCAGCTCGTCCTCGTCGAGCGCGCCGGGACGCGACTCGACCTGGATCCCTGCGTCGCGCAGGATCTCGACGGCGTCGGGGTGGATGTTCTCGAGGAGTAGGGCACGCAGCACGCCCCTATGGTGCGCCCCGGGGCGGCCGGGCGACAAACGCGTCTCACGACG
This Isoptericola jiangsuensis DNA region includes the following protein-coding sequences:
- the lexA gene encoding transcriptional repressor LexA, which translates into the protein MTTRHGPSPAPEGAVAPVSELLGGGQRLTPRQRGVLETIRTSVETRGYPPTMREIGEAVGLSSPSSVKHQLTTLERKGYLRRDPNRPRAMEVVDVPDAAAPGPLAAPTPDGEDATVPAATYVPVVGRIAAGGPILAEQVVEDVFPLPRQVVGDGELFLLKVSGDSMVDAAICDGDWVVVRRQNVAEQGEIVAAMIDGEATVKTFKQNGGHTWLMPQNPAYDPILGDEATVLGRVVAVLRSL
- a CDS encoding DUF5302 domain-containing protein yields the protein MTDEKKSTAPDDDTRAKFKEALARKNAANHRSAESDRNTGSVHGSETTGPVQQMFRRKSG
- the nrdR gene encoding transcriptional regulator NrdR → MHCPFCRHADSRVVDSRTSDDGSSIRRRRQCPECGRRFTTVETASLSVVKRSGATEPFSRDKVVSGVRKACQGRPVSSDDLALLAQKVEETLRGAGSAEIDAYEIGLAILGPLRELDEVAYLRFASVYQAFDSLEDFEAAITSLRSERAERTPAAAADDVTS
- a CDS encoding LysM peptidoglycan-binding domain-containing protein, whose translation is MSTITAVPQGDLGPLGLDGLRLTVRGRVVLVLLALLAVAGGLLGGVQAVAGTETVRVEVDLHTVAPGETLWGFARTLVEPGEDVRDVVAELKALNGMRTSELRVGQVVALPAD
- the serA gene encoding phosphoglycerate dehydrogenase encodes the protein MLRALLLENIHPDAVEILRDAGIQVESRPGALDEDELIETLADFQILGIRSKTQVTRRVVESLPGLLAVGTFSIGTNQIDLEAAAAHGVAVFNAPFSNTRSVVELAVAEIIALTRRLTVRDSALHQGVWDKTADGSHEVRGRTLGIIGYGNIGSQLSVLAENLGMNVVFFDTSEKLALGNARRVETLDELLAVSDAVTIHVDGRAGNAGLFGEDLFARMKPGAIFLNLSRGFVVDVDALRTHILSGHLSGAAVDVFPTEPKKRGDHFDSPLRGLDNVILTPHVGGSTEEAQQNIGQFVAKKLRDYLFTGSTMLSVNLPNLQLEHTGVGRIALLHRNVPGVLAAVNQVFADHGANIEAQMLATRGELGYVVTDISDVTQRGASAKLMEMATTVRLRIRDAFDRPEFPPGPAAG